DNA from Solanum stenotomum isolate F172 chromosome 3, ASM1918654v1, whole genome shotgun sequence:
ATTCATGTTACTTGCTAAAATAAAGAGATAATAATTCATGTATTTCAAAAAGCTAATTGGTCTTGTTGTCCAAAATTTTGTCAATTAAACATCTGCTAAGGGAAGGGAAGTTTCTTTAACAGCACCCTGAAGTAAATAGGAGGTTGACTTAAATCTTAAAAGGAATTTGAGGAGAAATCATAATGCAATCGACATGGGAAGGTCTGTGTAGTTGTTGTGAAAAAGCTCAAAAATAGGGAAAGAAATGATCATAATTCACATCAGTTTAGAATTCTTTGAAGATACTGGAACTTTCTTATCACTGGGCAAAGCAACAACATTTAAAAATGACATGGATATTGGCTTTCAATTTGTGTCtagtttgtttcttttcttgttatcATGTTTATCTGCTGGTTTCCTTTTCCGTCTAAGCAGACGTATGGGCAATTCTTATATGCTGACTGTTTGTTTTAACTTTCAGTATGAGAAGGTCTTGAAGTTCATCTCTACAGCCAAAGATGAAGGTGCAACCATTCTTTATGGTGGTGACCGTCCTGAGGTAAGAAACACTTCTGGGTGGAAGTATGCAGGTGCTGTATTTATCACTATGTTGGAACGTGACTTGATTCTTCACTGGATTTCAGCACTTAAAGAAAGGATATTACATTCAACCAACAATCATAACTGATGTTGATACGTCCATGGAAATCTGGAATGAGGAGGTATTTGGACCTGTTCTTTGTGTCAAAACATTTAAAACTGAAGAGGAAGCCATTGAACTAGCAAATGATACCAAGTGAGTTGGCTAGACTTGAGATTTATGATTCTATTATTTCACAAACATTCCTTTTTCTTATTTacacttttttctttgttagGTATGGTTTGGGTGCTGCAATTTTGTCAAAAGATCTTGAAAGATGTGAACGTTTCACAAAGGTGAGAGTAGTTCCTCAATTGCGAAAAACATCTTTTATCCATACCCAAAGGCACTGCTTCTTGCAAAACCAGGGATGACCTCTTATTAATTGGACTTTGCAGGCTTTTCAGTCAGGAGTTGTCTGGATCAACTGCTCGCAGCCATGCTTTTGGCAACCACCATGGGGGGGTAAGAAGCGTAGTGGTTTTGGACGTGAGCTTGGGGAATGGTAAGCACTCATTGGTTGATTTTAGTACCATCTTGATTAACATCTAAGTGACTTAGCAATTACCTCACTTTCCCTTCATCCATCTTGTTTCTTTCTGCTACCTAAAATTTTCTTTCTGGAATTGGCTATGTTGTGTAAAAGCAACCCTGTAATCAGTATAAAGGGAAAAACTGTGGTTGTATTACCACACTTAGAAGAGTATTTAGATGGGGAATCTGGCAAGTTGTACAGCTGATTAGTgatattttgttctttcttctttctcgcAGGAGTCTCGAGAACTACCTAAACATTAAACAGGTGACTCAGTATGTGACTCCGGACGAACCATGGGCTTTTTACAAGTCTCCTTCAAAGCTGTGAAACTTTCAAGTGGTCAAGGATTATGTGAATGATGAAGAACCAGAGATGAAACTTGATCTGATGTAGAACTAGCTTCGGTTGTTGTTATCAAGTCTAATAAATTCGTTTGAAGGGACAAAATGTGGACTACATTTATTTTACTGATATTGCGTTCCTCTTTAAGAGCAAAGTGTCAATCCTGGATTCATCATATTCACTAATTGCACGTTACTTGCAGCATTCCATGGGAGAAAGGGTTAGCAAGTAATATTAACTAACATCAATTCATTTAATGCAATGAACCCATCAGTCCACATAGGGGAAATAGCATGGGATGGATAAATAAAAGCCACCAATGAAAAGTTGGATAAAAGTGACTTAATGATTTAGATTAATCTAAAGATTTTGTGAGTTGCCCTTTTGGGTTAGTAAAACATGAAAAGGGTTAAACCACAAAAAAATGATTGGAATTATATGCAAGCTAATTTACATGGTTGTATTTAATATATACGCTTTTCCATCACCAGTGATGATGACCAATGATAGATTACTATGTTGCGTAAGATGAATATATTACATATGTAATTTAAACTTGTAAATTACTATAAAATATTAGTCACTGTTTCCCCTTTTAGCTTTTCATTTTCCAATTCATTTATCTATCTTTAATTCACTGTTTTGTCCCATCATTATTTCGGATGATTACTAGTACGGTGCTACATCTCTTTCTTTCTTGATCTGGCTTTCCCAATGAAATTTGACAACCAAGTTAGGTACAACACTTTAAAGAGTATGATGACAAATGTGTTGTATGAAAAAGTAAATATCAAAAAACAATAACGAAggatgaaaataattttatgagtatgcaaggaaaaatataattttttccataaaaaatattttttatcaatagaataattttttttttgcaatgtggaagaggaaaaagaaaataaggagAATTCATGTGGAACATTACAAACACAAGAAAATCTTTGTGGTTGAAATTtctaatttggaaaaaaatctTCTTGctttagtaaaaatattttcaaaagaatattataatatgcTTTCCAAGTTCCATTTATCTCATACATATGAACATCCTCTGTTGGAAAAATAAaagatcataattcatataCCTTAAATTAGACAACTTTATAATGACAacataataaatacaaataattctATACTGGAGAGTGATGAAAGccaattaaaaacaaaagaaaggtcGAAATTTGCTAcctatttatttgtatttgtctcgtataatataaaaaatccaCCCCCTTTGTTCTGTCCTTTCTTTCTCACTGGATCTTTAGTATCcatctcaatttttatttacagTATTCATATCTCTTTCTCCTCTCTGTCTATCTCCCCCAACGTTCTCGTCCACCTCCTTTTCTGCTTCATCTTCTGCCAGCACTGTCACTTTCAGGTTTCTGTATTGTAATTATTGAGTTGCCCCTTTTGAGATTATTTCCCAAATTGTGTTCATTGTAGAGTTAAAAGAATTGGAGCTGTTGATTTGGGCTGAaggttttatcttttttttttttttgagatctgAATTCTGCTTTTGATAGAAATGGGAAGTTCTGAGGAGAGAGTTGTGGCTGTGATCATGGTCGGTGGACCAACCAAAGGTATGcatttttttattcaagtttTAGAACTTCCATCCAAGTTCTTTATCACTGTTTGGAATTTGGGTATAAAAGAAACCCTTGAttaatttcaattcaattttaattaagttcaaatctTGAGCCCTGTGTTCTTGATTCCTTGACAGGTACACGTTTCCGCCCATTGTCATTGAATATCCCAAAGCCACTTTTTCCATTAGCAGGACAGCCAATGGTTCATCATCCGATCTCTGCCTGTAAAAAGGTAATACTTTCTTTGTACTAATGCTAAATATTGCTATACAGATTTGATGTTCTAGGTTTTCTTGCATTCATTAACGAATGGGGTGTTCAAAGTCCAAGTTTTTATGCATTAAACTAATGACTTCTGTACTTTTCAGATTCCGAACCTAGCGCAGATCTACCTCATTGGCTTCTATGAGGAGCGTGAATTTGCTATATATGTGTCTTCAATCTCGAATGAACTAAGAATTCCTGTCAGGTTATATTACTATCCTGCTTATCCATGCAGTGAGTTTTATGAACTTCTTAATATTGGAGCTCATTGATGTGTCTattgaatttattgttaataGATACCTGAAGGAGGACAAACCACATGGTTCAGCTGGAGGCCTTTACAACTTTAGGGATCTGCTTATGGAAGACAGCCCGGTTGGGATTTTCACTCTTCTTGATTATAATATTCTTGTGATGATCATGTGTAGATTGCTGGGAATAATAACTACAGAGTTAGTTACTAGGAACATAAGAATTGATCAAATATGGtctaaaaaatctgaaaatataaGTGGGGCTGCTGCCTCATCATACTTAGCTATCACCTTAACATGGTTAACTTTTCTCACCTGGCAGTCGCATATATTTTTGCTGAACTGCGACGTTTGCTGCAGCTTTCCTTTGCCTGAGATGCTCGGTATTTGGCTCTTTATTTCCTTCTTTATACTTCTCTCACACTTCTTAACTTTCATTTTTCTACTCTATTGATCAACTTCTCTGCAATAAAGAGCGTTGCAGTGGTTTAGAGTTTTGACTTTCCAAGTTTTACCTTCTGTTTGCTCCAAAATCGCAGAGGCTCATAGAAGATATGGTGGAATGGGAACCATTCTTGTCAGCAAGGTAGATGAAAGTCCCCTCGAACTGTTTGTCTAGGACACATGCTATTGGctattttgtagtttattagCATCTATTATGTGATTACTTCAAGTTGAAAGTCTTATTTGAGTTTCCATATGCAGGTGTCTGCTGAGACAGCCAGTGAATTTGGTGAACTGGTTGCTGACCCCGAAACCAATGAACTGTTGCATTACACAGAGAAACCTGAAACTTTTGTACGTCCTGATCCAACATTTACTTGCTCTTGGATTTTACTTGCATTAACTAAGAAATGTGTAGGTTTATACCCCTGGATTCTTGCCTAAATATGACTGGAATGCAGGTGAGTGACCGCATCAACTGTGGTGTGTACGTATTTACGCCCGATATCTTTAATGCTATTCAAGGAGTATCCACTCAGAGGAAAGACAGAGGTTGGTCTATGCATCATAACGAGGGTTTCCCTTGATTATGTGTTTTCATATTAAAAGAGCTGAGATTTTTGGTCCATCTCTTCCTTTGATATCATTGTTCTAGTGTCATTTTCACCTTAGAACCATATTGGGCTGATTTGAACACTGACATAGGACAATTGCTGAAATAGAACAGTGCTGTGATTGACTTGGGACAATATTACGTCTTCCTAATCCAATGTGGTTTTCAAGTTTCTTAAAACCCATGCAGTGATTGGTCCCAATTCTCAAACAATAGTATTATATGGGGGTGATTTATGAAGTATTTTCTCTTCTGTTGCAGCTAATCTAAGGCGTGTATCCAGCTTTGAAGCTCTTCAGCCAGTAAATAGGTATAATTTCCCTATAACACTATGTAATAGACATTTTGGTGCTACCTTCGGAGAATAGTCATCTCATTTGCAATTGCCCTCTATTATGATTTCACTGTTGCAGCTCAAAATGGTATCTAGGTTCTTAGTctgatttttcattcttctatTCAATTGCTTACAAGTGTGGTTGCTTCTTTCTCCTCGTTGCACATTTCACAAATCCAGATTTAACATTTATATTAGTAATTTATCTCAGCATTTTGTTTGGTGAATGGTGATAACTGTAGCAGCTGATAATTACTTTTCAGGACAGAGGTTCTAGGTGCTGACGTAATTTTTACCTTTAGTTTCTTAGGGCAGTAGTGAATACTTATCTTTCTTGAAGTTGTTGAGGAGTAAAGAGCAGATTTTTGGTTGCTAAATCTTCTGAAGGATAATGATTCTAGTTTGTTTTTTGAGGTTACTCATTTCATTAGGATGATGTCACTACACAATCATATGTTCCCACAAACACCTGTTATTTTGAGCTTTAATGGAATGGAAGATGTTACTGCTCACTGTTTGACCAGTAAATGATATTCAAAGTGCAAAGTGTATGTCTTGTTGTCTTCACTGTCATTGAGGAGTCCACCAAAACTGAAACCAGTCTTAGATTTTTGAAGCCCACACTTATCCCAAGCTTAAGCCATTTAATTTTGGCATCTTCCTGAGGTCTGCTCACAGTTAATTCGAACAAGACAATGCCACAAATGTTTGAACAATTGAACTGTGTGGTTGTGCACCTCTAGCTTGAATCATGTTACCTGGTCTTATAGTAACCTCTTGAAAGAAGCTTTTTCTGCAGAAGGATCATATGAATAAATCACCTGCTATAGGTGATACACTCTCGGCAAAAGGTAGTCAAGTAGGGGGCTGCAGACTGCAGTTACTAGAGCTGGATTATGGGTCTCCGAGCCACAGCCCTATGTAGAATAAATTAATGAGGTTTATGATTCTTAATAGGAGCAGTAAAATTAATCTTTCTACTGAATAATACTTAGAATTGGCAACAAAAGAGTTTAAATGTACCGGTGCACCTGAAAAAAGAATTTCTGGCGCCTTCTTTTCCTTTCCTGATATGAGCTTATTTGACAGGAGTCTTCCAACAGACTTTGTACGGTTGGATCAAGATATTTTGACCCCTCTTGCAGGGAAGAAGCAGCTATATACCTATGAAACCATGGATTTCTGGGAACAAATTAAAACACCAGGGTAAGCGAATCATATGAAGTGCTCATCATCCCATTtccatttcaaatttcaaaatttgaggtGATGGGTGGGTTTATTTCTTTTGCAGGATGTCTTTGAAATGCTCCGGTCTCTACCTGGCTCAATATAGTTCCACATCACCACATCTTTTGGCAAGTGGGGATGGCTCAAAGACTGCAACCATCAGCGGTGATGTTTATATCCATCCATCTGCTAAAGTTCATCCAACTGCAAAGGTAGGAATATTTCGATACACCTACAAATAACTTGTtatgattattatattatgttataaATTTCATGGTTGGTTATTTGGGATTAATCGCTATCTTTTGTATTGGCTGTTATGTTTGCATATATCTCTCCTGTCACCTAGATTTGATGTTCTGGAGCTGAGGGTCTcttggaaacagcctctctacctccacgaggtagtggcaaggtctgcgtactatttaccctccccagaccccacctagtgggatttcactgggttgttgttgttgttgttatttggGATTAATGGTTATTTATTTTACTGCAATAACTTCTGTGATATGAAAAACAGCTAGAGGCAAATCTTGGCTCTATGTCGTACACATCTTGGCTCACCAGCCAAATCTGTATTGACTAGTACATGTTTGCAACACTATAGCTCGAGGTCATCTCTTTTGTAATGAATATGATTCCTGGTACAGATTATGTCAGTTATTGCAGTGTTTTCTATATTGTCAAAGCTGCACCtttgtaaatttattttagttaaaagTAAAGAGATCAAATTTGATTTCTGATTAGCGTTTATGAATCTGAAGAGCTAGCTCTTGATGGTTCTTGCTTCCATTCCATGcctcaaaaagttttttttatattgtttctcCTTGCATAATTAATTGCCACAAACACTTCTGACTGCAGTTGCCCTGATTATGTGCTCACTTAGACCTCCTTCCTTCACCTATTGATGTGTCTGTTACAATGTTGAACAGGTTGGTCCAAATGTTTCAATTTCTGCTAATGCTCGTATTGGAGCTGGTGCCAGGCTCATCAGTTGTATTATCCTTGATGATGTTGAAATCAAGGTACCACTTCACTATATTACAGCTCATGAGATACTTCAATGACATATGCTGGAATTTAACATGGGGTTCATTTTCCAGGAAAATGCGGTTGTTATTCATGCAATTGTTGGCTGGAAGTCTTCAGTTGGCAGATGGTCAAGAGTCCAGGTAAGTAATGGAGATGGCTAAATTCTTGTTTAATGTATCAAATATATTGCTGAAAAAAGATGCTTTGGTCTCGACTCCCCAAAAATATTCTCCGAGAGGTCATTCTTAATTTGTCAGTTTGTCTGTCCTGTCAATATGTAGTGCCAGCTGGTTTCTCCTTTGGAATTTAGGAAGTAGGAAGAGCTGTCATACTACTCCTCTTTCATCAGAACTGTAGAGTAAAATAATCTGAAGAAAGTGCTTTTTCACATCAAAATTATTCATTACGcatgatattaaattaactCCAAGAGTGTAATCCATGTATTATGTGAAGATCTTCGATGAGAATTCATAAGATTGGCTGTACTAGTCCCTTCTCTTGGACTTTATATTCCATGCTAGCTGAATACCATTCCTCCATTATTTCATTTGCTTTCTCTAGTCCTAGTCTTCACATCAGGTATCTAAACTCTATCAAACTTATTTCAGGGTGTAGGAGACTACAACACGAAGCTCGGGATCACAATTCTTGGTAATGTATTTGTTATTCTCATATTCCTTTCTGCTACAGCTCGTACCTTTACAAAATTATCAACATTAAACTTTTTTGGTGGATTATCTAAATCAATATATTGAAACCAGGTGAATCTGTGTCGGTCGAGGATGAAGTAGTGGTAATCAACAGCATTGTTCTTCCAAACAAGACTCTTAATGTGAGTGTCCAAGAAGAGATCTTACTTTAAACACAGAGAGATGAATTTGGCAGTACCCCCTTTTGCTAATGCTACTAAGCCATCTTCATCACCTAGGCTTGTATTACCATTTTAATTCTATGTATGTATTGTTTGTACATTTGAATACGGAACAATTTTGCTAGTTTACTGtttatttgtaattttcaaTAGTAAGAACTGCAATAAAcccttcttttcttaattttattgttgGTCTCTCTCCctaataatctattttttttaaaaaataaattcaaattcatttagTTTCTTAAAAAGGAATGTTAGGACGTTTTGTGGTGAAGATTTTACACTACAATATTTTCAGATATTTCTTAACCTGATTCTAAGGTCTGTTGTGTACTCTACCCTCTCTAAATTCCACTTAGTGAAATTTCACTCGGTATGCTGTAAAAAATAAAGAGACGGAGAGAAAATCCATGTAAATTGTCATTTTGCATAAATTTCCCCTTGTTTTTTTAGTAAGAAAAAATGCCAAACTTGTTcctttgtatttaaattttttccctGTTATATTATCCGAATAAAAAAGCTCTCATGTTATATATAGGTCCAAATATATCCATTTCCAATAACAGCCATTGAAGTGTTGAATGTGGGAAAAAGTTTTCAATTCACCATATAAATAACGAAAAATGTTTGATATAGTCTTCAACTTTGTGatttaaaattgatatattcttcgtcaaaaaaaaaaattaatatatatatacttgtatgATTACCAAAATAACTCAAATATACTCTTTTCGAccgaaagaaataaaaataattgattttaaatttattttcctaattttttattaaaataaagtcCATCCTTTAATTCTTCTCTTCAATAAAGTTTATCTAGAGGTTTCATGTGTATTAAATCAGGAAAAGGTGGCTAATCGAAGAGGTCACAATGCCACAATACTATATTGTTAATTGTGTATAAAATGCTTCCTTTGTTGCGCAAAGCCAAAAGAATGTCATGTCTTCTCTCCCAAACATTACTTCCTTCTTCAGCTGCTAATTCCGTCTGTAATTTCAAGCCTACTCACTCTCTCATCGCtccacatcatcttcttcttccggtaaattctctttctttctttgtgtGATCTTGATTTCGCTACGTGTAGAATTGTCAGCTATTGAATTACTTATTTGCTAAATCTTGGGAATGAAAGAGGTTGTTGGGTTTAACACCTAAGATTGGATTTTTGGGTTCGGTGAGAGGAATGGCAACGAAAATGGATAGCATTCAGCAAAACCCAGAGGCCATTTCGTACCTAAACCAGAAAGAAGCTGctgaaattgatgaaatacttaTGGGTCCTCTTGGTTTCAGTGTTGATCAACTTATGGTTAGCGTCTTAATTATCCCGATAATTGTGATATCTTTTGAGTTTTGACTTTCATTAGGGGATAGTTTCTAGTATGCTGGGTGATTTTGTGGGTTTGATTGCAGGAACTGGCTGGCTTGAGTGTTGCTGCTGCAATTGCTGAGGTGAGTAGAGGAATTGCTTTAAAAAGATCTCTTTGTACTTTATGTCATCACCTCCTTGACAATTTGACATGGTTGAAGATGCATTCTGACTTATAGAATTTCAGTTTGTTTCAGTTGTATTGGATTGAGTAATTTGGTTATGTTAAGTTTTGACGCAAGGTAACAATACAATTGTATAGCATCTACCCTGATTTGCGTgtcatatttttgaatttccAAAATTTTGTTTCCCCCCTGCATGttggacaacaaattttttgtCTCCATTTCTGTCATTTTAGCAATTTTTGAGTGGATGTAGGTTCATAGACAATACCATCAGgctattgcttttttttttttccatcttgATCCTTTGTGGGTAGTTCGTTGAGGCTGTACGCTAgtgatttttttcttatgacAGGTCTACAGACCAAGTGAGTACAGTCGTGTTCTTACTATTTGCGGTCCTGGCAATAATGGCGGTGATGGTCTTGTAGCTGCTCGTCATCTATATCACTTTGGCTATAAACCATTCATATGTTACCCTAAGCGTACTGCTAAACCTCTTTATGATGGCTTGGTAACTCAGGTATCAATTTTTGTTTAAACTTTACGAATGACAACTTTATTGTCCATTGTTCCATTAAAAGTTCCATTTATTCAACTTtctgataaataaaaaaaatttctagcTCAAGTCGATGTCAGTTCCTTTCTTGTCATTGGAAGATTTGCCAAAGGACTTGTCTGACAGCTTTGACATTCTAGTGGATGCAATATTTGGATTCTCATTCCatggtataatttttctttagatCTTTTTGTCGTTGAGCTTCAACATGTAACTACTCAAATTTTAGAATCCTTTGGTTGGAACCTTTCATTTAtctttctttctatttctattGTTCATGACATTTACTTTGTTTATTGATAAGTAACTCTTCATTTACCTTTTATTCCTTTTAGCATGGAAAAGAAACTGGTGAACTTCTTATGTCATTAGCAATGTAATAATCCTTTCTTTGATCCATAAAAGACTAAAATCTGTCTTTCCGGATGAGATGACAACACAGCTGATTGCAAAGAAAGGGGATATCTGAACAGAAAAATAGAAGATGTAcactctcaaacataaaaagctATAGGACATTTTCTTGTGTTGGGAGTGGAATGTTGAGGAAGGATAATTTGGTCAAATTTTGTCTCCTGGTGGAAAGATTGTCAAATACTTAAGTTTTGTTTCAAGGCCTGCAAGTGTATAGGATGGTTTGATACCCAAAATAGATTAGAAAGGAGGGGGTTTTGTCCATGATTAACAGGAAAGGGAAAAAGTTACAAAAATAACATTTCTTAGTTTGGatgaaaaatagataaaattgaAGGGGGAAGATTGTTGAGGCAGGATAAGGATGGTTCTTTGGTCAAATTTTGTCGTGGTTTCCTGGAAGAAAAATCCactatattttagtttgttttaacttttaaggtCTAGATGTGTATAGAATTGTTTGATACCCAAAATAGATCAGAAAGGAGGTTATAATCAGCCGGAAAgataatttttcttataaaatatcTTTCTATATCCCTCAGGTGGATAGCATGAAaccaaaaatagataaaaattaaGAGAAACCGAGCTTCTTCTTTAGGCCTGATTATCATTGGATTTTAGATAGAACCATCAAGAAGAGAAGCACTAGATATAAGGAAGAAGCAGGAAAATTTGAAAGTGGTAACAACAAAGTACCTTTGCGAAGGTGTTTTTTatgaaagattaaaaaaaaggttcTGATACTGAAGTGTGTGCACCTCAAActttctttagcttttgtaaGATTTCTGGTAACTTGTCCAGGTAGCCCAAGGCCACCTTTTGATGACTTAATTCAGAGACTGGTGGCACTAAAGATTAATGGCGATACACATCAGAAATCACCTGTCATCATCTCTATAGATATTCCATCTGGTTGGCATGTGGAAGAGGGTGATTTAAGTGGTGAAGGTATTAAACCTGACATGCTGGTAtgtgtttgttttttatttgtatttaatatCTGCAACGCCTTACTTGTTTGACTTTTATTGAGCCACCTAACAAGTAAAATTTCTCCAACTTAGGTTTCTCTAACTGCCCCTAAATTGTGTGCCAAAAGGTTTTCTGGCTCGCACCACTTTTTAGGTGGCAGATTTGTTCCACCATCCATCAGGAACAAATTTAATCTCCAATTACCAGCATATCCTGGCACTTCCATGTGCGTCCGTATTGGCAAGCCCCCAAAAATTGACATATCATCTCTGAGGGAGAACTATATTTCTCCTGCGTTGCTTGAGGAAGAGGTCGTCGCTGACCCCTTTGATCAGGTATGAGTTGATGTAATCATGTAAAACAGAGTGGATGATGACTGATgacttcattttttaaaaattttattaagAGATAGTTGGCCATATTCCAGGTGTCACTAATTCTAACCCATGTTTCTTGAATTTTCACTGTGATTTTGTGTACCTAATTCTCCTGTTGCTTTATAATTACATCAACCTTGACTTTTGCAGTTCCAAAAGTGGTTTGATGATGCAATGGCGGCAGGCTTGAAGGAACCAAATGCCATGGCCTTGTCAACTACTGGCAAAGATGGCAAGCCGTGAGTGTCTCACGTTGCTTTTGCTAAAAttagttcattttattttttaacccaCCTGCTGTAATAATATGCAACTCTAAGACTTTACCTCTTTCTTTCCCCCTCTCTTACATTATCAATCACCAAGAAATTGTGATGAGAGCTATATCATCTAGAGAACTTTCATATAGCAGTTTTGGTTCACGCTCAATTGTGAAACTGGCAACAGTCCTTCTATGAGAATTAGCAGGATGTTTAAggaaaatctctctctctctcgttTTTGATAAGGTAGGAGAATTGTCATCTCTGTGTATAATGGTTCTACTTACTTGTCCTTCCAATGCCCTTTTCTTCCCAAGCAAATAGAATCTTGTCCATTTGCATTGAATGACAAGTGACTGTAATTTTCTCATATATTCACTATAAAACGAAATTTGTGATACTTGTAACCATAATAAAAAGCTAGATCATTAGGATTTTTTGCAAGATTATTGGTTCATATGAATCTCTGATTAATGTCTCAAATTGTTTATGTATTGGTTCTTGTTAAGTGCTTAGGTATGTTTTCATATCTCTTTCTTGAACCATAAACTTGTATCATTTTATGACTTTTTAACTGAAGTTCATCAAGGATCGTATTGCTGAAAGGGTTTGACAAGGATGGTTTTGTCTGGTTAGTTCTGCTCATCTTTATGCTAGTGCATCCTAATGCCATTCAGAAGACACTAGTTTATTATTTCATTCTTATATAGAGTCTCCCCTGTGCAGGTACACCAATTATGAAGGCAGAAAAGGTCAACAAATAGCTGAAAATCCTCATGCCGCACTCCTCTTTTATTGGGATGATTTGAACCGCCAGGTATAGTCTGACTTAACTATCTATAATAGAGAATCTGTCAGTGTATTTATTCTCATTCTTCAAGGAGAAAGACTTATGCAGTGTATGAGGAGGCTATCAATACCCTGTTTACTATTTGCTAGCATAGATTAAAATTCAAGTGGTTGCATCTCTCAGCATATAGGTTGAGCATggaatatgtatatgatattATACTTTACTAGACCTACTTAGTGCCTGCC
Protein-coding regions in this window:
- the LOC125859388 gene encoding uncharacterized protein LOC125859388, translated to MGSSEERVVAVIMVGGPTKGTRFRPLSLNIPKPLFPLAGQPMVHHPISACKKIPNLAQIYLIGFYEEREFAIYVSSISNELRIPVRYLKEDKPHGSAGGLYNFRDLLMEDSPSHIFLLNCDVCCSFPLPEMLEAHRRYGGMGTILVSKVSAETASEFGELVADPETNELLHYTEKPETFVSDRINCGVYVFTPDIFNAIQGVSTQRKDRANLRRVSSFEALQPVNRSLPTDFVRLDQDILTPLAGKKQLYTYETMDFWEQIKTPGMSLKCSGLYLAQYSSTSPHLLASGDGSKTATISGDVYIHPSAKVHPTAKVGPNVSISANARIGAGARLISCIILDDVEIKENAVVIHAIVGWKSSVGRWSRVQGVGDYNTKLGITILGESVSVEDEVVVINSIVLPNKTLNVSVQEEILL
- the LOC125859386 gene encoding pyridoxine/pyridoxamine 5'-phosphate oxidase 1, chloroplastic-like yields the protein MLPLLRKAKRMSCLLSQTLLPSSAANSVCNFKPTHSLIAPHHLLLPRLLGLTPKIGFLGSVRGMATKMDSIQQNPEAISYLNQKEAAEIDEILMGPLGFSVDQLMELAGLSVAAAIAEVYRPSEYSRVLTICGPGNNGGDGLVAARHLYHFGYKPFICYPKRTAKPLYDGLVTQLKSMSVPFLSLEDLPKDLSDSFDILVDAIFGFSFHGSPRPPFDDLIQRLVALKINGDTHQKSPVIISIDIPSGWHVEEGDLSGEGIKPDMLVSLTAPKLCAKRFSGSHHFLGGRFVPPSIRNKFNLQLPAYPGTSMCVRIGKPPKIDISSLRENYISPALLEEEVVADPFDQFQKWFDDAMAAGLKEPNAMALSTTGKDGKPSSRIVLLKGFDKDGFVWYTNYEGRKGQQIAENPHAALLFYWDDLNRQVRIEGPVQKVSDEESEQYFHSRPRGSQIGAIVSQQSTVIPGRHVLLDEYKQLEAKYSDGSVIPKPKYWGGYRLKPEMFEFWQGQKSRLHDRLCYILETVDGKTAWRIERLAP